A single Carettochelys insculpta isolate YL-2023 chromosome 2, ASM3395843v1, whole genome shotgun sequence DNA region contains:
- the MFSD3 gene encoding major facilitator superfamily domain-containing protein 3 has product MNSKYVLLGGLYFVQGMPYGLQSGLLPIHLRSVGLSFTKIGLAKMLYLPWILKMLWAPFVDQYYTKQTWLVLSMSGLVITCLACAMMAPESNLLPIAAMLLLMNFFSSVQDIAVDGVAVWLLGQHEIGYGNTIQVVAYKLGSVLAGGGLLTLIHLLGWRILFLLLALVYLLAILYVWRASELRLLLGRTSQDGQSQARTFNPLRILQQLLRVPGTLWTAGFVLLYKLGEQGAVTMFPLFLLDHGFSPQQLGFWNGVVAMVFSIMGSSLGGQLISKQREPLSLLKALFLFRFSSLTLQTFLVFTYDNGVSLFKGAAILSIFVQHFSGGLITTLAFSTMMQCTQKADGSIQATHYSFLATLEVLGKLVFSTIVGSMVDWLGFTFSFCCFLLLSFTSVLYVLTAPPGGG; this is encoded by the exons ATGAACTCTAAGTATGTGCTGCTGGGGGGCCTGTACTTCGTCCAAGGGATGCCATATGGGTTACAGTCTGGCCTGCTGCCCATCCATCTCCGCAGCGTGGGCCTCTCCTTCACCAAGATCGGCCTGGCAAAAATGCTCTACCTGCCCTGGATCCTCAAGATGCTGTGGGCTCCTTTTGTGGATCAGTACTATACCAAGCAGACCTGGCTGGTGCTCAGCATGTCTGGGTTGGTGATCACCTGCCTAGCATGTGCCATGATGGCACCagagtccaacctcctgcccatTGCTGCCATGCTGCTGCTCATGAACTTCTTTTCTTCTGTCCAGGACATTGCGGTGGACGGAGTAGCCGTTTGGCTGCTGGGACAGCATGAGATTGGGTATGGCAACACCATCCAAGTGGTGGCCTACAAACTGGGCTCTGTGCTGGCAGGAGGGGGCCTCCTGACCTTGATACACTTGTTGGGCTGGCGGATTCTCTTCTTGCTTCTGGCCCTGGTTTATCTTCTGGCCATACTGTATGTGTGGAGAGCTTCAGAACTGCGTCTCCTGCTGGGACGGACTTCCCAGGATGGCCAGTCCCAGGCAAGAACCTTCAACCCTTTGAGAATCCTCCAGCAGCTTCTCCGTGTACCGGGCACCCTTTGGACTGCTGGCTTTGTCCTCCTTTACAAACTTG GTGAGCAAGGCGCTGTCACCATGTTTCCGCTCttcttgctggaccatggattcTCTCCCCAGCAGCTTGGCTTCTGGAATGGGGTGGTGGCCATGGTCTTCTCCATCATGGGTTCCTCACTGGGCGGACAGCTGATATCCAAGCAGAG AGAGCCCCTGTCTCTGCTGAAGGCTCTGTTTCTGTTTCGCTTCTCCAGCCTGACCTTACAGACCTTCTTGGTCTTCACTTACGATAATGGAGTGTCTCTCTTCAAAG GGGCTGCGATCCTGAGCATCTTCGTCCAGCACTTCTCCGGAGGGCTCATCACCACCTTGGCTTTCAGCACCATGATGCAGTGCACACAGAAGGCGGACGGCAGCATACAG GCCACGCATTACAGCTTCCTGGCCACTCTGGAAGTTCTGGGCAAGCTCGTGTTCAGCACCATCGTCGGGAGTATGGTTGACTGGCTGGGCTTCACGTtcagcttctgctgcttcctcctcctttccttcacCTCTGTGCTCTACGTCCTGACCGCACCTCCTGGTGGGGGCTGA